Proteins found in one Hoplias malabaricus isolate fHopMal1 chromosome 17, fHopMal1.hap1, whole genome shotgun sequence genomic segment:
- the il12ba gene encoding interleukin 12Ba, translating into MIFLVLLVFQLAITESIKVAESYWTLKPNELVVDEDMVKYGNKVLVPLMCGEAFEGQDIVWRRESGEQLQERGNRVLVTVEERQGGRYTCHSPNGSVLNHTLVLIRWPYRKIIKEAPEKGYIHCSTNNYSGSFQCSWTWDEKRDGKVVHIKAVRSHSGGNVSCSLNSSGHSISCQDHEYCPYSEELEHINLTIFFRSKYVVETYYQRFQISDIVRPDLVQINEKNDSLELQYPDTWNLPFSYFPLTFQVKEIRCRKKCDCNSSHHRSSKVNLTQDQHWPLKKGVTVCVRAQDDLCNSTWSEWTQYKRNKNRTRKNKKKRHRKEE; encoded by the exons ATGATATTTCTTGTGCTACTCGTTTTTCAACTTGCCATAACAGAATCCATCAAAGTGGCTGAAAGTTATTGGACTCTTAAACCAAATG AGCTAGTGGTTGATGAAGACATGGTCAAATATGGCAACAAAGTCCTGGTCCCACTGATGTGTGGTGAGGCTTTTGAGGGTCAGGACAttgtgtggaggagagagagcggAGAACAGCTGCAGGAACGGGGGAACAGGGTTCTGGTGACAGTGGAGGAGAGGCAGGGAGGAAGATACACTTGTCACAGCCCAAACGGCTCTGTCCTCAATCACACTCTGGTTCTGATCCGGTGGCCTTACAGGAAGATCATTAAAGAGGCGCCTGAGAAAG GTTATATCCACTGTTCAACAAACAACTACAGTGGCTCTTTTCAGTGCTCCTGGACCTGGGATGAAAAAAGAGATGGAAAAGTGGTACATATTAAAGCAGTGCG TTCTCACAGTGGAGGGAATGTGAGCTGCAGTCTGAACTCCAGTGGACACAGCATCTCATGCCAAGACCATGAATACTGTCCGTACTCCGAGGAGCTGGAGCACATCAATTTAACCATTTTTTTCAGAAGTAAATATGTTGTGGAGACCTATTATCAGCGGTTTCAGATCTCAGACATAG TGAGGCCGGACTTGGTGCAAATCAATGAGAAGAACGATTCTCTGGAGCTGCAGTATCCAGACACCTGGAACCTTCCTTTCTCTTACTTCCCTCTCACTTTCCAGGTGAAGGAGATTCGATGCCGCAAGAAATGTGACTGCAACTCTTCCCACCACAGATCATCAAAG GTGAACCTAACCCAGGACCAGCACTGGCCTCTGAAAAAGGGtgtgacggtgtgtgtgagagctcaGGACGATCTGTGTAACTCCACCTGGAGCGAATGGACTCAGTACAA aagaaacaagaacagaacaagaaagaacaagaaaaagCGCCATCGAAAagaagagtaa